The proteins below are encoded in one region of Hordeum vulgare subsp. vulgare chromosome 3H, MorexV3_pseudomolecules_assembly, whole genome shotgun sequence:
- the LOC123444852 gene encoding GABA transporter 1, translating into MGAPSREEDEAKKMEAGGDTVGQKLDAGALFVLESKGSWLHCGYHLTTSIVAPPLLSLPFAFAALGWSAGMVCLVVGAAVTFYSYNLLSRVLEHHAQQGRRQLRFRDMAADILGPGWARYYIGPIQFMVCFGAVVASTLLAGQSMKAIYLIANPGGTMKLYVFVVIFGVFLVILAQLPSFHSLRHVNLVSLLLCLSYSLCAVAGCVYLGTSDRAPPKDYSIAGDTHTRVYGVFNALAVIATTYGNGIIPEIQATVAAPVTGKMFKGLCLCYAVVVTTFFSVATAGYWAFGNAAQGLLLNNFMVDGKPVIPVWLLLMAELFTLVQLSATATVYLQPTNEVLEGLLSDPKAGQYAARNVVPRLVSRTAAVAFGTTIAAMIPFFGDMNALIGAFGFMPLDFAVPALFYNLTFKPSKKGFVFWLNTAIAVVFSAVAVVASVAAVRQIALDAGTYKLFANV; encoded by the exons ATGGGGGCTCCGAGCAGGGAGgaggatgaggcgaagaagatggagGCCGGCGGCGACACCGTCGGCCAGAAGCTCGACGCCGGCGCGCTCTTCGTCCTCGAGTCCAAAG GGTCATGGCTGCACTGCGGGTACCACCTGACGACGTCGATCGTGGCGCCGCCGCTGCTGAGCCTGCCGTTCGCGTTCGCGGCGCTGGGGTGGTCGGCGGGGATGGTGTGCCTCGTCGTCGGCGCCGCCGTCACCTTCTACTCCTACAACCTCCTCTCCCGCGTGCTCGAGCACCACGCGCAGCAGGGCCGCCGCCAGCTCCGCTTCAGGGACATGGCCGCCGACATACTAG GACCTGGATGGGCGCGCTACTACATCGGTCCGATCCAGTTCATGGTGTGCTTCGGCGCCGTGGTCGCGTCCACCCTGCTGGCCGGCCAGAGCATGAAGGCCATCTACCTCATCGCCAACCCCGGGGGCACCATGAAGCTCTACGTGTTCGTGGTCATCTTCGGCGTCTTCCTCGTCATCCTGGCGCAGCTGCCGTCCTTCCACTCGCTCCGCCACGTCAACCTCGTCTCCCTGCTGCTCTGCCTCTCCTACAGCCTCTGCGCCGTCGCCGGCTGCGTCTACCTCGGCACCTCCGACCGGGCGCCCCCCAAGGACTACTCCATCGCCGGCGACACCCACACCCGCGTCTACGGCGTGTTCAACGCCCTCGCCGTCATCGCCACCACCTACGGCAACGGCATCATCCCCGAGATACAG GCGACGGTGGCCGCGCCGGTGACGGGGAAGATGTTCAAGGGCCTGTGCCTGTGCTACGCGGTGGTGGTGACCACCTTCTTCAGCGTGGCCACGGCGGGGTACTGGGCGTTCGGCAACGCGGCGCAGGGCCTGCTGCTCAACAACTTCATGGTGGACGGCAAGCCCGTCATCCCGGTGTGGCTGCTGCTAATGGCGGAGCTCTTCACGCTGGTGCAGCTGTCGGCCACGGCCACGGTGTACCTGCAGCCGACCAACGAGGTGCTGGAGGGCCTCCTGTCGGACCCCAAGGCCGGGCAGTACGCGGCGCGGAACGTGGTGCCGCGCCTCGTGTCCCGCACCGCCGCCGTCGCCTTCggcaccaccatcgccgccatgatACCCTTCTTCGGCGACATGAACGCGCTCATCGGGGCCTTCGGCTTCATGCCGCTCGACTTCGCCGTGCCGGCGCTCTTCTACAACCTCACGTTCAAGCCCTCCAAGAAGGGCTTCGTCTTCTGGCTCAACACGGCCATCGCCGTCGTGTTCTCCGCGGTCGCCGTCGTCGCGTCCGTGGCCGCCGTCAGGCAGATCGCGCTGGACGCCGGCACCTACAAGCTCTTCGCCAACGTGTGA
- the LOC123444853 gene encoding probable 3-deoxy-D-manno-octulosonic acid transferase, mitochondrial isoform X2 has protein sequence MRPAHAPASAARGGRALYELYRAASRAAAPAVFLWRRMRGLEHRSRWPERLGRPSVARPRPGSPLVWFHAVSLGEGMAALPVVRHCARLHPGLPILLTTTTLSAFEVIKDLLPDVVIYQFAPLDCPDAIERFIGYWKPSLILLMESELWPNLIMSAAEKGIAVALLNARMSLKSFNRWSVPLGLPLISLMLSKLLLVIPLSTVQAVRFQLLHTPPHKIHFAGDLKYAVGDVEVGEKELDTIKDLQRQFNDRPIWMAASIHSGEEEVVLRVHDELIKVYPLLLLILVPRHPQDIKNVSLALKKQKINFVLRSTMEVVSINTRVYVVDTLGELRMLYRVTPIAVVGGSFLPSLSGHNFSEAAAAGCAVLTGKAKVPMLGISIICWLKCGK, from the exons ATGCGGCCGGCCCATGCGCCGGCGTCGGCGGCGCGCGGAGGCCGGGCGCTGTACGAGCTGTACAGGGCGGCGAGccgcgcggcggcgccggcggtgttCCTCTGGCGGCGGATGCGAGGGCTGGAGCACCGGTCGCGCTGGCCAGAGCGGCTAGGCCGGCCGTCGGTTGCGCGGCCTCGGCCAGGCTCGCCGCTCGTGTGGTTCCACGCCGTCTCCCTCGGCGAGGGCATGGCCGCGCTCCCGGTCGTCCGTCACTGCGCGCGCCTCCACCCCGGCCTCCCTATCCTCCTCACCACCACCACTCTCTCTGCCTT CGAAGTGATAAAGGATTTGCTGCCGGATGTTGTCATATATCAG TTTGCACCTCTTGACTGTCCTGACGCAATAGAAAGGTTCATTGGATACTGGAAGCCAAGTTTGATACTTCTCATGGAAAGCGAATTGTGGCCAAACCTCATCATGTCTGCCGCAGAGAAAGGG ATTGCAGTGGCTCTTTTAAATGCCCGTATGTCACTGAAGTCGTTCAACCGTTGGTCTGTGCCTCTAGGGTTGCCATTAATCTCTCTGATGCTCTCTAAACTATTGCTTGTTATCCCACTG AGTACGGTCCAGGCTGTTCGTTTTCAGTTGCTCCATACACCACCACACAAAATCCATTTcgctggtgatttaaaatatg CTGTTGGTGATGTTGAGGTTGGGGAGAAAGAGCTGGATACAATCAAAGATCTGCAGCGGCAGTTCAACGATAGGCCCATCTGGATGGCAGCTTCGATTCACAGCGGTGAAGAAGAAG TCGTTCTCCGTGTTCATGACGAGTTAATCAAGGTGTATCCTTTGCTACTACTAATTCTCGTGCCAAGACATCCTCAGGACATCAAGAATGTTTCTTTA GCACTGAAAAAACAAAAGATAAATTTTGTGCTGAGGTCAACAATGGAAGTGGTGTCTATAAACACTAGGGTATACGTGGTTGATACTTTAG GGGAATTAAGAATGCTCTACAGGGTAACTCCAATAGCAGTCGTGGGAGGTTCATTTTTACCTAGCTTGTCTGGCCATAATTTTTCCGAGGCTGCTGCAGCTGGTTGTGCTGTTCTGACTGGTAAGGCTAAG GTCCCCATGTTGGGCATTTCTATCATATGCTGGTTGAAATGTGGCAAATAA
- the LOC123444853 gene encoding probable 3-deoxy-D-manno-octulosonic acid transferase, mitochondrial isoform X1, whose protein sequence is MRPAHAPASAARGGRALYELYRAASRAAAPAVFLWRRMRGLEHRSRWPERLGRPSVARPRPGSPLVWFHAVSLGEGMAALPVVRHCARLHPGLPILLTTTTLSAFEVIKDLLPDVVIYQFAPLDCPDAIERFIGYWKPSLILLMESELWPNLIMSAAEKGIAVALLNARMSLKSFNRWSVPLGLPLISLMLSKLLLVIPLSTVQAVRFQLLHTPPHKIHFAGDLKYAVGDVEVGEKELDTIKDLQRQFNDRPIWMAASIHSGEEEVVLRVHDELIKVYPLLLLILVPRHPQDIKNVSLALKKQKINFVLRSTMEVVSINTRVYVVDTLGELRMLYRVTPIAVVGGSFLPSLSGHNFSEAAAAGCAVLTGPHVGHFYHMLVEMWQINPLAVKQLTGEAELLDVLKELLDDSKALEACQGAAKDAFSIMAHGVVSRVWNLVSTFAIDSQQKRGIVN, encoded by the exons ATGCGGCCGGCCCATGCGCCGGCGTCGGCGGCGCGCGGAGGCCGGGCGCTGTACGAGCTGTACAGGGCGGCGAGccgcgcggcggcgccggcggtgttCCTCTGGCGGCGGATGCGAGGGCTGGAGCACCGGTCGCGCTGGCCAGAGCGGCTAGGCCGGCCGTCGGTTGCGCGGCCTCGGCCAGGCTCGCCGCTCGTGTGGTTCCACGCCGTCTCCCTCGGCGAGGGCATGGCCGCGCTCCCGGTCGTCCGTCACTGCGCGCGCCTCCACCCCGGCCTCCCTATCCTCCTCACCACCACCACTCTCTCTGCCTT CGAAGTGATAAAGGATTTGCTGCCGGATGTTGTCATATATCAG TTTGCACCTCTTGACTGTCCTGACGCAATAGAAAGGTTCATTGGATACTGGAAGCCAAGTTTGATACTTCTCATGGAAAGCGAATTGTGGCCAAACCTCATCATGTCTGCCGCAGAGAAAGGG ATTGCAGTGGCTCTTTTAAATGCCCGTATGTCACTGAAGTCGTTCAACCGTTGGTCTGTGCCTCTAGGGTTGCCATTAATCTCTCTGATGCTCTCTAAACTATTGCTTGTTATCCCACTG AGTACGGTCCAGGCTGTTCGTTTTCAGTTGCTCCATACACCACCACACAAAATCCATTTcgctggtgatttaaaatatg CTGTTGGTGATGTTGAGGTTGGGGAGAAAGAGCTGGATACAATCAAAGATCTGCAGCGGCAGTTCAACGATAGGCCCATCTGGATGGCAGCTTCGATTCACAGCGGTGAAGAAGAAG TCGTTCTCCGTGTTCATGACGAGTTAATCAAGGTGTATCCTTTGCTACTACTAATTCTCGTGCCAAGACATCCTCAGGACATCAAGAATGTTTCTTTA GCACTGAAAAAACAAAAGATAAATTTTGTGCTGAGGTCAACAATGGAAGTGGTGTCTATAAACACTAGGGTATACGTGGTTGATACTTTAG GGGAATTAAGAATGCTCTACAGGGTAACTCCAATAGCAGTCGTGGGAGGTTCATTTTTACCTAGCTTGTCTGGCCATAATTTTTCCGAGGCTGCTGCAGCTGGTTGTGCTGTTCTGACTG GTCCCCATGTTGGGCATTTCTATCATATGCTGGTTGAAATGTGGCAAATAAATCCTCTAGCTGTCAAGCAG TTGACAGGAGAAGCTGAACTGCTGGATGTGCTAAAAGAACTGCTCGATGATTCCAAAGCTCTAGAAGCATGCCAAGGAGCTGCAAAAGATGCATTTTCCATCATGGCACATGGAGTCGTGAGCCGTGTATGGAATCTAGTCTCCACTTTCGCCATTGATTCCCAACAGAAACGTGGAATAGTTAATTAA